The Chiloscyllium punctatum isolate Juve2018m chromosome 42, sChiPun1.3, whole genome shotgun sequence genome includes a region encoding these proteins:
- the neurod2 gene encoding neurogenic differentiation factor 2, whose product MLARLFSDSNLMPEAHKYPAWVEDSESDEEKLREERNSESCDPQDSQAEDSVSVAQDNEEAETGMEEEDEDEEEEEVEEEEENGTRPRKRGPKRRKMTKARMERFKLRRQKANTRERNRMHDLNSALDNLRKVVPCYSKTQKLSKIETLRLAKNYIWALSEILRSGKRPDLVSYVQTLCKGLSQPTTNLVAGCLQLNSRNFLSEQTAEPGRLQPPTSTFAMHPYPYQCARLPSPQCQAGAGTSSHPLRSHSYCGGYEQHLYGNGSPEYPGSELEGSLSPSLCTNGGSYSLKPESPPEHEKNYHYTMHYSAMPSSRGAAHGLLLRPGLHSDSLTAYDSHIHHDRTAVYEELNAFFHN is encoded by the coding sequence ATGTTGGCCCGGCTCTTCAGTGACTCTAACCTCATGCCCGAGGCTCACAAATACCCCGCCTGggtggaggacagtgagagcgATGAAGAGAAACTGAGGGAGGAACGCAATAGCGAGAGCTGTGACCCTCAGGACAGTCAGGCTGAGGACTCGGTGAGTGTGGCCCAGGACAATGAAGAGGCAGAAACCGGGATGGAGGAGGAGGATGAAgatgaggaggaagaggaggtggaggaagaggaggagaatGGGACCCGACCCAGGAAGCGGGGCCCGAAAAGGAGGAAGATGACCAAGGCGAGAATGGAGCGCTTCAAGCTGAGGCGCCAGAAGGCGAACACCCGGGAGAGGAACCGCATGCACGATCTGAACTCCGCCCTGGACAATCTCCGCAAAGTTGTTCCGTGTTACTCAAAAACGCAAAAACTTTCCAAAATAGAAACTCTGCGCTTGGCGAAGAACTACATCTGGGCTCTGTCGGAGATCCTGCGGTCGGGCAAGAGGCCGGACCTTGTGTCCTATGTGCAGACTCTGTGTAAAGGCCTATCCCAGCCGACTACCAACCTGGTGGCTGGCTGCTTACAGCTCAACTCCCGCAACTTCCTCAGCGAACAGACCGCAGAGCCTGGCCGCCTGCAGCCGCCCACTTCCACCTTCGCCATGCACCCATACCCGTACCAATGTGCCCGGCTGCCGAGCCCACAGTGCCAGGCTGGGGCTGGTACCAGCAGCCACCCACTGCGCTCCCACTCTTACTGTGGGGGCTATGAGCAACACCTGTATGGTAACGGCTCTCCTGAATACCCGGGCTCCGAGCTGGAAGGTTCCCTGAGCCCTTCTCTCTGCACGAACGGCGGATCCTACTCCCTGAAGCCGGAGTCGCCCCCGGAGCACGAGAAGAATTATCACTACACCATGCACTATTCGGCAATGCCCAGCTCCCGAGGAGCTGCTCATGGGCTGCTACTCCGGCCCGGTCTGCACTCAGACAGCCTAACTGCCTATGATTCCCACATTCACCACGACAGGACTGCAGTCTACGAGGAACTGAACGCGTTTTTCCACAATTAA